The following is a genomic window from Platichthys flesus chromosome 13, fPlaFle2.1, whole genome shotgun sequence.
TTGCAGGGAGACCGACAACTACAAACCTGTGAAGTAAAAATACGAGATCAGTACCTTGCTTTTCTGAACTTCCTTATCAACGGAAAACTCCACAAAGGAGTTGGGTTCAGGAGTTCTCCTGGTgagctgaaaacaaaataaaccagaAACTAAGGCAGTGACTCACTGGTTATTGATTCTATAGCACTAGGCAATagactttatttatatacatttcaaGTCTTGGTGACCACTTATAGCTTTTTACACAACAAGTCATTttctcccattcacacacaaacattcatagtCAGGGCAACTTCAGTATCTTggagctggggatcgaaccaccgaccttctagTCAGGGGacaaccctctctacctccgCCCATTGTCTGCCTATAATGTAGACTTCTACATTAGGCTGCAGGGCCAAAAGTATTTAGTATTTTGCCACCACTGTCAAACATGTGAAATGATTAATTtgcaaaaacaacatcaatcaAAATGACTTAAAGTGTAGCGACTCTTAACAGTTGAGCTGTaatgttgtgtgcgtgtgtgtgtgtgtgtgtttgtgcatgtgtgtaactACTTGATCATATATCAGCTGCTTTCAGTGCTTGTTTTCTTGTACGACACAATCCTGCCATTAAAATGCTATTTTTAAACTCATACACAGGTCGACCGTCAACAAGCTGGTGCTGGTGCAGTGGGATGTCTGTCAGGTTGGGTAGCTTCTACATTCCCAACATAGCGCAGACACTACTCGCCATCTGGGACACGTGAAACAGATGTTTGCACTGGCAATAAGAAACCTTCCATTATGACTGAAGTATCTGCGGCTGGTGCACAGCAGTCTGACCCTCATTTTAACATTCCAGAATAATGAAACCTAAACACTGGGaattctgtgtttttcactttgagAATGTGTTTTCATACGATGGCCAGAAGGGGGCGTTCAAAGGCTATGGCTTCTTTATTATGAGCTCTGAGATTTTccagggatagttcaccgaaaaatgaaaattcactcattggTTACTCACTATTATGCCAATGGAGGAACTTCTGGAGACTCAGGTGTAAAGCTTGAAACAATTCACCCACCatctccatcggcatagtggcgTGCAGGTAATGAGATCTTTCATCtgtctgtgaactatccctatAGACAAGGTCAAAGCAAACACTTTCCTCACATCCATCTTACACTttgtttaaaaactgtagagagaTGTCATTGGCATCCATTCATTTGTCCTATGTATTAATGTAGAATGCTTTGATTTTTCCTGATATACAAttcccccccgaaaaaaaaacaaggttccCTGACAAATCAGCTGTTCCCTGCATTTTTCTGTTGCCTGGGACACTCGCCTCAGGTGAGGGAGGAAATCCAGCCACATGAACACCAGCTGGTAGTAACACACCCACTCAGAGTGACAGACACGCACCAGACAAACGGGAAATACCAGTTCTGATTCAGGACAAATACACCTGGAGCGCCATCAGACAGTATCTGATTTCACTGAGGTGATACAAGGGAACGATCAGATGTAAGGCAGTAAAGTGAAAGAGAAGCTACCTGACTGTTTGGTTTAACTTATCAGAGTAAATGTAAAGGAAGAACTTGACAACCTATAAGATAGTGTGCTAAATATGAGAGAAAACACTTGTGAAGTCTCCCTCACACCCTTTGGTTGATGTCCAGTGATAAAACCTTTGTCTGAACAGGTTGTGTTAGGAGAGGGGTTGGGCCTGTGCATTCCAAAGATCCCTGGATTAAGTCTCCtcatttaaactgtgtgtgatCCAGTATAGGCTGGCAGCCTGaactatttgttttttattgaggACTGAAAAACATCACCATCGCAAAACAGGATATACGGTAGTGGACTGGTGCGGGATTTGAATAACGATGTATGAATGTATATTGATGTTTCTATAGCAgaggacagaaacaaatataaatcagtttctttcttttttgtgtatagagattaattaattaatataaagtaaaaaatatatatatttgcacacgcacaaacacaactatatttatatattctgcatatgcaaaaacacacacatactatatTATATGTACACAACATTTTCGTCTTCGATACAGTTTACTAGTCATAATAGCAAATCATTTAAACGCCTTTTCAATCCcccaaaatgttaaaatattcacAGAAAATTTGCAAGAAATCTAATACCACAATTTTAGCTATTTGCAGGGGGGCCTCAAAGGATCTTGGGCCCCTAGGTTCAAGCTAGAGCTAATACCAAATACATGATTGAGGGGGGGAACTAAAATGATCAGCAGGAGACTAAGAGTGTAAGCTTGAACAGGACTCGTCTTACCCGAGCTTCCTTCGAGTGCTTCCCGTGTTTCTGATTCTCGGTGAACTCACTGTGGTCTTTCTGTGGACaagcacaaaagaaaaacacaccacGATCACCACATTGGTTCTATCGTGTTGTATCATCTGACTCAACGACATCAGTTAGAAGAAGCCACTTACAGGCAGGTTGGAGGCGTTGTCCAGGTACACCGCGAGCATCGCACAGGCACCGCCATCTGCAGACTGAGAGCGAGTGAAGGCACAAGAGTAATTTACACAGAGACCTGCTGCTGACTTCTGCACACAGGCTGGCAGGTGGCTGTCAAGTTGAGGTAAAAGTGTTAACTGCTTCGATTTAAACAAAACAGGGGCTACAGTACCTCACTGAGCAGGCTGAGGTCAGTGCTAAGTGAAAACCACTGGAGCTTGAGATGAACTTCTCCAGTCTGGACGCCCTCCAGAGGAAACCACTGCAACAGTGAGAGGCTCATTAAACAATGTGACGTCCATAGGATTTTATCTAGCAAACAAAACTGGTTAAAATagtcacaaacacattcatatctCAGGGATTTTTCCATTCAGGTAATTATGAGATCTAAAGATATTTTGATCAAAACCGTAGGAAACAGTGATATACAGTGGGGCTGCCAATCATTTTGTTAATCCCACTGTATTTCCTATACAGTAGAGGGAAACTGTATATACTAGATAACTGTATTAAGTGTAGACACAATATTACATTAAAGCTCACCCGATCCATtgccttctccttcttcacttCTCCAAAATCAAGGTTGTACCTTATGCAGAAAGGCAGCGTGTCAAAACATTTCCCCCAAGtgtttaaatcaaattcatttcCGGGCTCCTACCACAGGTTTGGACCACTCACACAActctaaatacaaaaaaagttatcCTTAATCAGTTAAGCCTAACTTAAgaacaaatgtgtttgtatgaacGGTTCTTATCCAATAAATCTGACAATGCGTTTTCGaattttaaagctttttttgaaggacacaatgtgcttgaacaaggcacaattttcaaaatatatttaacagaaaacaaggaatgacttaatAGTGCACCTTATAGAATCAAGACATGTGCATGTGgctggacatataattggcccctcatgtaaattgtggccctgatttagaaaaaccCTAGATCCGCCTCTGGCTGGGGGACGAGATTCGATTTTTACTAgatttttcatttatctttcattatttcattattaatgacAAATTATTACACAGTAATCAAACCAATAATGTTTTTTGACACAACGGGTCTGACATTAAAATGCAATTCTTGTCTACCATCGGCTTTGAAATGTAGTGTCGTGGTGGGACGTGGcataattatcaaatatgctCAACAAAGAGTGACAAAACAGTGACAACACAAATGAACATCGATCCTCCTCTGTGTCGATGACAGTAACTTACACTCCGAGGGGatcatctttgtctgtgtcctcatcaaacagctccagctccagctcctgcccCGGCGCCTCATGGACAACAAACTACACAGAGGTAGAAAAGAGGAGGATTCTTAATGAGACTCTTTCAAAAGGGGGCAGTCGATTTTAAAAGAGTTCagcacttttaatttgaaaatgtagAGAAAAGCATCACAAACTAAGGGGACAACTTTCAAACAAGGATTTGTCTTCAGCTTTGACTCAAAAGTAAATGAGCAGTGGAATtctaaattatataatatatatcagAATATGTCAGAATAAAGGCAGGATTTGAGTATATGAAAAACTATTAGTGTCACCTCACCTCAAACACTTCGTTCCATGTTGGGTTCAAATTCTCTTTGATGGTCTTGCTTTGGAAATGACTGTTGCCGACTCTGAGCTTGGTGTAGGGGTCTGATTTGCCTTTGACCAAACCCAACATGTACGTGTCCTTCGCCACCAGGTCTCTGGCCTCCAGCAGGTGAACCCTCACCACGCCCTGAGGAGGAAAGCACAATTTAAACTGAGAGCATTTTTCACAGATTTAGGAAATTTTATAAAAAGGAACGCATTTTTTATCTATTCAAGAGCGTGGTCTTCCAGTTGGAGAGCAAGgtttattgatttcacattcattATTTGAAATGGTTTCACTCAAATCCTTGCGCTTGCACTCAAATAGCCTGTTTGCACTTGGATTCCCTGTGCTCCAGCTTTAGCTCTTCTTGCAGTCACGCTGCTTTTATGTGCATGTGAAACGTCTGCTGTCCAAACACCAGCCGGTTTATTCAAGTGCGAtagcagggttttgagtgaaatcATTATCAAATCTGTACAGGAAATCAGAAATCCAAAGACCAAACTTTTGAACAAAGATAGGAAAATGACTGAAAAAGCAGccttggggaaaaaaaattatccaaTGTTGCAAAGTTTAATCGTGGTTGAggatttttatctgaaaataaTTAATGATATTGATGTTAAAAAACGCTGCAGTGAATGTTCCTAAATGAGATGTTAAGAATGTCTTACATACTCGGGGTAGTGGGAACCTCATCTGGTCCACTTTGACCTGGTCTACGAGGGGAATGCACATGCGATTTGGCAGCACCATGAGAGAGGCGATGATGTCCACGATGGTCTCCTCAGACAACGAACTGGAAGGTGATAGATGGAGCAAGAGAGCTTTGCAACCACATAACAGAACTGTCCAATGCTCAGACGACCTTAGAAACTCTGTTAACATCTGGGAGAAACTGACCTGAAGGCAGGACTGTCCAGGAGGTTGGTCATACCCGTCCAGTTGATTTGTAGGGTCTGAAATATATGATCGAAGAGtcacaaatatgaataaaacacatgGCTCCACGTTTAACAGTCAATGAAAGAGAACATCTTTCAACACTCACCGGGCGGCGGATGAAAAAGAAGGTGACTCCTCCCACTAGTGGTGCTTCACCAATGAGAGGCTCCAGAATGACCCTCAGCATCCCTTCGAGCTGGAAAGATTCACAGAagacgtaaacacacacacaacatacgggggggggggggggggggggggcaggtaaATGATCATGCTCACCTTAAGGCCTTTGACGCCAGCTGTGACAGGCAGCTTCACCACAGTGTCGATATCCACATCGCCGTCATAGCTGCCAAGTTAAACAGGGCCAGTGAGAAATAAGCGACTTCCAGGGAAAACAACATTCATgcctctgtttgtctttgtgggtAAAAGATATCACCTGCTCTTTGCTATAATTaaaataactcattaaaaaacacaatttaaaacattaagCAGACCACCCGAACACAAATTTCAGCAGAAACGACATTGAGCCACTACATCGGTGCTGCTCGCTGTCAGCTCAGGTAGAGATGGTGGTTCAGCGCCTGCAGAGCCTGAGGTGCACCCCCGTCCCCCAACGTCCCTCTCCCCGTCAGAGAGGATGCTGATGGTGACACAGATTCTACCTCTTGTATAACAAATTTATATTATCAACCACAACCAAAGTTTTCAGTGCGTTCTTGTTATCGAACATGGGAAATAACAAAGAAAGGCATACTCTCAAACTGGCAACGAGAAAGGAGTTCATCGCCTTTTTTAACAGGTTTAGTCGTGTTAAACAACCCCGGAAATAACTGAtcattttggtgtaaaagaagTATAATACACACTTTTTGGGCTTTTACAGTACAGGGGGATCAAAACACATGTATACAGAAAAATAATGTATGTGCGAAACAGACCTTATGTGCATGTCCAGAACCACCTCCCTCTGATCCACTTCATGGGTGTAGGCTTGAATCCCAGTGATCCTGAGAGGCTGGAATTGTGGAAACATTTCAAAGCTTCTTTAATGAGACACTTACACCATAAGTGTACGAGATACAGGAGTGACATGGCAGTAAACAACCTTAAGAAGCTGAAAAAAATTTGAGGAGTGGCCCCTGCTGTGGCCCCACACCCGCCGAGTTCGGGAACCACTCATTTAACTGAACGTAGATTTTAAATGGCTGCGACATTAGACGCATTAGAGTGTGCAGTTATGGGAGGAGACAATGTTCAACTCACTTTGTGTCCGAAGTGGACTTTAGTGAAAGAGAACATTCTGAGCGCGGGGTTGGAGAGTCTGACAGCCGGCTGGATTTTCTCTTTCAGGAGCTTCTCCATGTACATCCCAAAGAAAGGCCAGGCCTGGTCCAACACCTGGACACACGAGACAAAACACACAGCGAGTGAAAATGCCTCCACCAAGACGGCAAATAGTATAATTTAACTTGATCTACTAAGAGGAGGTCATACACAAACGCACTGTCAGAGGTGCTGCAGGTTTTAACAAGTGTAAGACCAAGTGCATAATGTTCTGTggtatttcaaacttttttaaGACCGTACAGAAACTTTGAATGTCCAAAAGTGTTTCTCTGCCAATTTTTGATGGTGCAGCAGCAGTCGAACATAAATGTAAGAGCTCATAGTCTCAATAGTATAATAAATATCTGTCTAATCTATCTTTAATGTATGAGGAGGGCTCCTTAAATTGCATGTAATGTGGACTGGACTCCTAAATGATGGGTCAGCTGGGGCGGAGAGTTCAGAGCTGTGAAATCTGACAGATGTGTTTTGCTCCGTCCCATTAGAATTCATTTTTATCAGAAGtaaacttttagttttttttatactgcACCTTGTTAACCCAGTCCACTTTCTCAACATCATTGAAATggacctgaaaaacaaaaagtgagagttcagtaaaatgtaatgaaacagAATGAACATGTCCAGTAACATTTATGTGATGTCGGCTATTGATTGATGAATAACTGATTTTTTTAAAGGACATGGGCCAAAAAATTACTAATTTGCACGGATCGGAAAAACGGGACAATTCCTGGATTCCTTAAACTAACCCAACACTCAGCTCAGTGACCTACAAatataaatctgaaaatgttacAACTCTGCAAACCtttgttttagattttaaaCCATGAGGCACGTCTTaacatctctctctcatcctatctttctctctgatccctctccctttgcctctctctctcattctgttcctttccttcttcctctttctctctaactctctctttctacccctctctctctgacccgTATATGATACTTCTcacctattattattattataattaagaCTATTAAGTCTCATACCAGTTTTTTCATGATGACAGAGCTGAAATATGACAGTTACACAACAggtcctggtctctctctctctccctcttctctctccctcttctctctccctcctctctcccctctttcccaCCCAATCCTCCTTGCTCCCCCATTTTTCCTTGCTCACCCTAACTGGTCGAGATAGACAGCAAAGAGTTTTCTCGctgttaagttaagttaagatcTCAGTtttactatgtaaagtgcccGATACAATATGTGCTGTGATTTGGCATTGtacaaattgaattgaatcacAGCAAGCTGCAGTATACAAGTATCCCCATCGGTAAAAACCAGAGCTGATTTcagatctcctcctccactgccttTAGAAGAACTCTTCTTAGAAGTTATTCCTCTCCCGGTCCCAatgagtcagtgtttgtgtgggtgtggtgtAATCAAATTGGCCGGCTTCAACTTCCCCATCCCTGAGAATGAGGAGGTTCCGCCCAAGTCTGGCATGTCAGGCCAATTCAGTTAAACAACTTGGATGCGTGAAGTTTTTTCCCTAGTTTGACCGTTCCAAAGATATCAGAGAACACAATAGGATGAGTTCTGCTGGAGTTccttcccccctctctttttacaAACAGTACAGGCCTGTGAATGATTTTGAGCATACCAgggacgtgcacagacattttgaggGGGCCACTGCTCTACCCTGAAAGAGATcaacacccccaccccaccatgCTACTGTATAGGTGATCACATTAGTGCAGATGAGCTATAGTGTCCTGGAAACTATAGTAACAGCGACGACACAATTTTACTTCTTGAGTAATAAATAGATTCAGATCAGTAAGGGTTGAATTGTGAACATCATACAAAGCAAACCTTTTAAAAGTACATCTTGCAAATTCAGACCAGTGGTCACAGCGCTGACATAAGTTCGGAAACAGGGTCACACGATTAAGGGGCTCCGCTTTGGATCATTTAAAAACCATCTTCTATTGATAGTAAACGAAAGTTAACGTGTGcactccggggggggggggaacttgCGATGCATGGAGCCCACTCACCCATGTTGCCATCTGCAGACCACCCAGCAGCTCCTTGTTGATCACGTGGGTCTCGTTGTCCACAAATTCGATGGCGGTTCCGAAGCGCGTGTCCTTCCGCTGGCGGTTCTTCTTCCACCAGGTCGCCATCACCATGCACAGCAGCACCCAGCTGACACTGAGGCCCAGGTAGCCGGTCAGGTACACCGGGTAGAAGACCAAGATGGTCCGGCCGAGGTACATGAGCACCTCCATGAGGATGCGGTTGACCGCGGAGGAGCTCAGCTTCTCTGCGCTGCCCGGGCCGTCCGCCTGCGTAGGTCCGCCGGCCGATGCCATCGGGTCGGCTCCCGCTGGGGTAGGGGTAGGGTGAGGGACTCGGTTCTGGAAGTCCCCTCAAGTTAAAGCGAGACGCTTCGGACGGTCGCAGCCAGCACACactggagtttgtgtttttcagcgCAGCCTACCTCTTTCTatgggtgtgtgagtgtcaggTAAAACGATCCGTGGCTCTCGGAAAAACTTCCTTGTTCGAAACCCTGCTAAACACAGGTAGGACACACCTGCGCCCATGGGAGGGAAGGGTGCCCTGCAGGAAGTCCaccttaaaaatgaaaacaaatactcaTATCCACAGAGGAActggatgaacacacacacacagactctatctgcatttatatataaaaaaaaaaaccttttttttgGAGCCTTGAACAAACTAATTAAGCAGATCGTGGTGATTATTAAAACATGAGCAGGGAATAAGAAACTGTAAGAATGAATGAGGATGATACTGCTCAGGAGAGAAgctctgcaacacacaacaggaCAGGATCAACTTATATTAAATAGGTGAGGGAAACATACATTAATGACAAGTTATCCAGTCATTTGTTTTAGATTATAATGAATACTGATAATCTGCGAAGATCAGAAAATGTACGTATGGCTGTGTGGTGTATTCATAGATTCATAAAAACtctggtgtggatctggatcagggcgCAGGTCATTTATCAACATATCAGGGAATGATTTGTTATTCAAGTCAGACATGTTAAgggatctagtgaattaaatGTGGTTTCGTAAGGGGACTGGAAAAAAATATGTGTACTCTACCTCCactcattattatcattattattatccttCCCCTCTTTACCACGCTCACCCCCAACCGGCCGAGGCAGATGGCCGACAACACTCTGGCTTTGGAGGTTTCTCCAagttaaatattgtaaattattACTATGTAAAGTACCTTGGGCTCATGTGTATTGTTATTTTGCACTtaacaaataaagtttaattaaatatcAATATTCAGTGTAACTTATATCCTTTTCCTCAATATTCACTGTCTCCCGTGGTTTTATATAAACGTCCACAGATACTCCATCCCGTACACATGCAGGATTTCACCTGGTTTTCCTTCTGCTTATCTTGGCAACAGGAGGGAAGACTGTATGTGCACACTTGCAGTATGTCCTGCAGATGGAGCCAGAGATTCCAGCAATGCCAATGATGAATTTATCGCACTGTACCTTCAGAGAAACTTGAGGAGACCAAACTTTATTACCACATCGCAacaatcatatatttata
Proteins encoded in this region:
- the esyt3 gene encoding extended synaptotagmin-3 produces the protein MASAGGPTQADGPGSAEKLSSSAVNRILMEVLMYLGRTILVFYPVYLTGYLGLSVSWVLLCMVMATWWKKNRQRKDTRFGTAIEFVDNETHVINKELLGGLQMATWVHFNDVEKVDWVNKVLDQAWPFFGMYMEKLLKEKIQPAVRLSNPALRMFSFTKVHFGHKPLRITGIQAYTHEVDQREVVLDMHISYDGDVDIDTVVKLPVTAGVKGLKLEGMLRVILEPLIGEAPLVGGVTFFFIRRPTLQINWTGMTNLLDSPAFSSLSEETIVDIIASLMVLPNRMCIPLVDQVKVDQMRFPLPRGVVRVHLLEARDLVAKDTYMLGLVKGKSDPYTKLRVGNSHFQSKTIKENLNPTWNEVFEFVVHEAPGQELELELFDEDTDKDDPLGVYNLDFGEVKKEKAMDRWFPLEGVQTGEVHLKLQWFSLSTDLSLLSESADGGACAMLAVYLDNASNLPKDHSEFTENQKHGKHSKEARLTRRTPEPNSFVEFSVDKEVQKSKVMFASKNPVWEEGFTFFVHNVKTQQLSLQVKEPDKKTPLGVLNLPLSRLLNTANMSLDQRFMLERSGANSQIKLKATLRVLTKEKPPPKIIPSPPPKINQQNAKANQGSGGSASAAASATASAAASSTPGVSNKKNPAAKASSSNQAADSPLVPNEDYFAQRRGSFVANEALRSPPTPSNMRRYDSHSLLSENSISSSRFDLSDGASYPEALRTHQGSFGEIHMTVRYASLRNKLIVLVNACRNLFPCSESGTDSYVRLYFLPDQTWRHRKTTHVKRKTVNPVFNDKFEFDVPLQEAKTRKLDVSVKNNRMFHTRKRKDIGMVLIDLSQIDLVKGTTEWYELSLPGLKRPS